The following are from one region of the Etheostoma spectabile isolate EspeVRDwgs_2016 chromosome 2, UIUC_Espe_1.0, whole genome shotgun sequence genome:
- the si:dkey-117m1.4 gene encoding uncharacterized protein si:dkey-117m1.4 isoform X2, giving the protein MTVFSSPMTARLGRGCGRKRKGTPVKVFVTHTEEESMPEHSFSPGDRREAAENKRPMLDGPFFNTDPASHNCGPSVQAHDKVSTVSKTSSCSASTPALASAPSCQTPTPLPAPAPATTTSTQAPSLTPASTAPAAPTASAPAPTASSFPPSPNCRIREVHCGSQVRLVVIAIRDITKGEEITVDYSLTEWGENLGFRGTVSPAQHECSSDTENNSNIKKEDETQSLTAQQQQEYVTPSWSLSPSSSPISHSDASDSEAGDEDNASPRGRAQRRRKKRRSTPSKKKNPHRTPPGRPLPVSPTSIPHPNRALPSSHPPAQSSSPCSSSSSSAKPVFKAPAPLGSNTKGNVNIKVPKGGVSIDAMRQTCEHCGRHFRSLGRHLDKHHAHQPEVCSTLVERYTQMPRLHAQNTNPTTAHTHTPRHSKSSPTAGQSRSSDVPQVGIQDLSMPPPTLTAANQSPASSGRNSSPPVLTPPRGQNAMPVSVLKRSPPPVAVTQSRMAVMDLKTERQEEEGEDEENEDEDDVEVVEVKMPKEEEDVEVVCPQQFSSRLAKETEPPKEEEDEEDEEEEEEEDENGVMEVEDESGTEDKEKDLLSGLGRHHLLPLLSSLSSLVLYLRRLQHSAFLSLSRQLQSAEAWRLLCHSSLALLILYNRRRECEVSKLSISEYHARITPQCPVPVPPGAPPALTPLEASLSPFERLVLPHLPRVGVQGKRGRVQPLILPPHCEPCLELLLQTRQDVGVDPTNPYVFARPYHSPATPLRGTDLLRSLARSSGTRNPRALTQTRVRRQVAILTQLLLLGEGEEPGQPGGSAVERLEHFLEREYHVTQNCAGIGQDPGLMGRVGRVVLCGERDGVLFRGMSLNHICLELDVMSGNSADSYSEGESEGEQVKEKPEAPPPAPALVPTPTLLYVRKGKNNGRVGRPKKLKNSQQPPPPPPLSPTNRRRSSGKRGVLKRPWSEAERAAVEEHLTQNITELRVPAKADCERCLQQCPLLVSNHRDWRAIKFYCHNRIQLLKKNQRRESDPLPLAVC; this is encoded by the exons CGGCCCATCAGTGCAGGCTCATGACAAAGTCTCCACCGTATCCAAGACCAGCTCCTGCTCAGCCTCTACCCCTGCTCTAGCTTCTGCCCCTTCCTGCCAAACCCCAACACCACTCCCTGCTCCTGCCCCAGCCACGACGACTTCAACTCAGGCCCCGTCTCTGACCCCAGCGTCCACAGCTCCGGCTGCCCCGACGGCTTCTGCTCCAGCCCCAACAGCCAGctcattccccccctcccctaaCTGCCGCATCCGTGAGGTCCACTGTGGCAGCCAGGTGCGGCTGGTTGTTATCGCCATCCGAGACATTACCAAGGGGGAGGAGATCACTGTGGACTACAGCCTGACAGAGTGGGGAGAGAACTTG GGTTTTCGTGGTACTGTGTCTCCAGCGCAACACGAGTGTAGCTCTGACACCGAGAATAACAGCAATATCAAAAAG GAGGATGAGACTCAATCTCTGAcagcccagcagcagcaggagtaCGTCACCCCCTCTTGgtccctctccccctcctcctcccccatcTCCCACTCTGACGCCAGTGACTCAGAAGCTGGAGATGAAGACAATGCTAGCCCCCGCGGGCGGGCACAACGCCGACGCAAGAAACGGCGTAGCACTCCTTCAAAGAAGAAGAACCCCCATCGGACTCCACCTGGACGGCCGCTGCCGGTCTCCCCCACCAGCATTCCTCATCCCAACCGAGCGCTTCCTTCATCCCACCCTCCAGCGCAGTCCTCCTCTCCctgctcgtcctcctcctcttcagctAAGCCGGTGTTCAAAGCTCCGGCTCCGCTGGGTTCCAACACCAAAGGCAATGTCAACATAAAGGTGCCCAAAGGAGGAGTGTCCATAGACGCCATGCGTCAAACCTGTGAGCACTGTGGACGCCACTTCCGCTCCCTGGGTCGCCACTTGGATAAGCACCATGCCCACCAACCAGAAGTGTGCTCCACCCTGGTGGAGCGCTACACACAGATGCCCCGTCTGCATGCGCAGAACACAAACCCTAccacagctcacacacacactccacggCACTCAAAGTCATCACCAACAGCGGGACAGAGCCGCAGTTCAGATGTTCCACAGGTTGGCATTCAGGACCTCTCCATGCCTCCGCCTACTCTCACAGCAGCTAACCAATCCCCTGCCTCTTCTGGAAGAAACTCCAGCCCACCTGTGCTGACTCCTCCACGAGGACAGAACGCAATGCCGGTGTCTGTCCTAAAGAGAAGCCCGCCCCCTGTGGCTGTGACACAGTCCAGGATGGCAGTAATGGATctaaagacagaaagacaggaggaggagggagaggacgAGGAGAACGAAGATGAAGACGATGTGGAGGTCGTGGAGGTAAAGATGcccaaagaggaggaggatgttgaGGTGGTGTGCCCTCAGCAATTCAGCAGCAGGTTGGCCAAAGAGACGGAGCCAccaaaagaagaggaggatgaggaggacgaggaagaagaggaagaggaggatgagaatGGAGTGATGGAGGTGGAAGATGAAAGTGGGACAGAGGATAAGGAAAAGGACTTGCTAAG tggtTTGGGGCGTCACCACTTGCTGCCCCTCCTCTCGTCCTTGTCCTCTCTGGTGCTGTACCTCCGTCGGCTGCAGCATTCTGccttcctgtccctgtctcGGCAGCTACAGTCAGCCGAGGCCTGGCGCCTTCTCTGCCACTCCAGCCTGGCTCTCCTCATCCTGTACAACCGACGACGTGAGTGTGAGGTCTCCAAGCTGTCCATCAGCGAATATCACGCTCGCATCACTCCCCAGTGCCCCGTTCCTGTCCCACCTGGTGCCCCTCCAGCGCTCACTCCACTGGAGGCCTCGCTGTCCCCCTTTGAGCGCCTGGTGCTTCCTCACCTCCCTAGAGTAGGGGTCCAGGGTAAACGTGGAAGAGTCCAGCCCCTCATCCTCCCCCCTCACTGCGAGCCCTGCCTGGAGCTCCTCCTGCAGACACGGCAGGACGTGGGAGTTGACCCCACAAACCCGTATGTCTTCGCCAGGCCATACCACTCCCCCGCTACTCCACTGCGTGGTACTGACCTCCTGCGTAGCCTGGCTCGCTCAAGCGGTACCCGCAATCCCCGTGCCCTGACCCAGACCAGGGTTCGCCGGCAGGTAGCTATACTTACCCAGCTGCTGCTActaggagaaggagaggagccCGGGCAGCCTGGAGGTAGTGCTGTGGAGAGGCTGGAGCACTTCCTGGAGAGGGAATACCATGTGACACAGAACTGTGCCGGAATTGGCCAAGACCCAGGCCTGATGGGCAGAGTGGGCAGAGTGGTGCTttgtggagagagagatggagtgcTGTTCAGAGGAATGAGCCTGAACCACATCTGCCTGGAGCTGGATG TTATGTCAGGAAACTCTGCAGACTCATACTCAGAGGGAGAGTCTGAAGGGGAGCAGGTGAAGGAGAAGCCTGAGGCGCCCCCCCCTGCTCCTGCTCTGGTTCCAACACCTACCCTGCTTTATGTCCGGAAGGGCAAGAACAACGGGCGGGTGGGACGACCCAAGAAGCTCAAGAACTCCCAGCagccccctccacctcctccacttTCACCCACAAACCGCAGGAGAAGCTCAG GGAAGCGAGGCGTCCTGAAGCGTCCCTGGTCAGAGGCGGAGCGGGCAGCAGTCGAGGAGCACTTGACCCAAAACATCACTGAGCTTCGAGTACCCGCAAAGGCGGACTGTGAGCGCTGCCTGCAGCAGTGCCCCCTGCTGGTCAGCAACCACCGCGACTGGCGAGCCATCAAGTTCTACTGTCACAATCGCATTCAGCTGCTGAAGAAAAACCAGCGGCGTGAAAGTGATCCGCTGCCCCTCGCTGTCTGCTGA
- the si:dkey-117m1.4 gene encoding serine/arginine repetitive matrix protein 1 isoform X1: MAETVRSLFDYRETHSLDSDGEGIKPTPPLRGRGCGRKRKGTPVKVFVTHTEEESMPEHSFSPGDRREAAENKRPMLDGPFFNTDPASHNCGPSVQAHDKVSTVSKTSSCSASTPALASAPSCQTPTPLPAPAPATTTSTQAPSLTPASTAPAAPTASAPAPTASSFPPSPNCRIREVHCGSQVRLVVIAIRDITKGEEITVDYSLTEWGENLGFRGTVSPAQHECSSDTENNSNIKKEDETQSLTAQQQQEYVTPSWSLSPSSSPISHSDASDSEAGDEDNASPRGRAQRRRKKRRSTPSKKKNPHRTPPGRPLPVSPTSIPHPNRALPSSHPPAQSSSPCSSSSSSAKPVFKAPAPLGSNTKGNVNIKVPKGGVSIDAMRQTCEHCGRHFRSLGRHLDKHHAHQPEVCSTLVERYTQMPRLHAQNTNPTTAHTHTPRHSKSSPTAGQSRSSDVPQVGIQDLSMPPPTLTAANQSPASSGRNSSPPVLTPPRGQNAMPVSVLKRSPPPVAVTQSRMAVMDLKTERQEEEGEDEENEDEDDVEVVEVKMPKEEEDVEVVCPQQFSSRLAKETEPPKEEEDEEDEEEEEEEDENGVMEVEDESGTEDKEKDLLSGLGRHHLLPLLSSLSSLVLYLRRLQHSAFLSLSRQLQSAEAWRLLCHSSLALLILYNRRRECEVSKLSISEYHARITPQCPVPVPPGAPPALTPLEASLSPFERLVLPHLPRVGVQGKRGRVQPLILPPHCEPCLELLLQTRQDVGVDPTNPYVFARPYHSPATPLRGTDLLRSLARSSGTRNPRALTQTRVRRQVAILTQLLLLGEGEEPGQPGGSAVERLEHFLEREYHVTQNCAGIGQDPGLMGRVGRVVLCGERDGVLFRGMSLNHICLELDVMSGNSADSYSEGESEGEQVKEKPEAPPPAPALVPTPTLLYVRKGKNNGRVGRPKKLKNSQQPPPPPPLSPTNRRRSSGKRGVLKRPWSEAERAAVEEHLTQNITELRVPAKADCERCLQQCPLLVSNHRDWRAIKFYCHNRIQLLKKNQRRESDPLPLAVC; this comes from the exons CGGCCCATCAGTGCAGGCTCATGACAAAGTCTCCACCGTATCCAAGACCAGCTCCTGCTCAGCCTCTACCCCTGCTCTAGCTTCTGCCCCTTCCTGCCAAACCCCAACACCACTCCCTGCTCCTGCCCCAGCCACGACGACTTCAACTCAGGCCCCGTCTCTGACCCCAGCGTCCACAGCTCCGGCTGCCCCGACGGCTTCTGCTCCAGCCCCAACAGCCAGctcattccccccctcccctaaCTGCCGCATCCGTGAGGTCCACTGTGGCAGCCAGGTGCGGCTGGTTGTTATCGCCATCCGAGACATTACCAAGGGGGAGGAGATCACTGTGGACTACAGCCTGACAGAGTGGGGAGAGAACTTG GGTTTTCGTGGTACTGTGTCTCCAGCGCAACACGAGTGTAGCTCTGACACCGAGAATAACAGCAATATCAAAAAG GAGGATGAGACTCAATCTCTGAcagcccagcagcagcaggagtaCGTCACCCCCTCTTGgtccctctccccctcctcctcccccatcTCCCACTCTGACGCCAGTGACTCAGAAGCTGGAGATGAAGACAATGCTAGCCCCCGCGGGCGGGCACAACGCCGACGCAAGAAACGGCGTAGCACTCCTTCAAAGAAGAAGAACCCCCATCGGACTCCACCTGGACGGCCGCTGCCGGTCTCCCCCACCAGCATTCCTCATCCCAACCGAGCGCTTCCTTCATCCCACCCTCCAGCGCAGTCCTCCTCTCCctgctcgtcctcctcctcttcagctAAGCCGGTGTTCAAAGCTCCGGCTCCGCTGGGTTCCAACACCAAAGGCAATGTCAACATAAAGGTGCCCAAAGGAGGAGTGTCCATAGACGCCATGCGTCAAACCTGTGAGCACTGTGGACGCCACTTCCGCTCCCTGGGTCGCCACTTGGATAAGCACCATGCCCACCAACCAGAAGTGTGCTCCACCCTGGTGGAGCGCTACACACAGATGCCCCGTCTGCATGCGCAGAACACAAACCCTAccacagctcacacacacactccacggCACTCAAAGTCATCACCAACAGCGGGACAGAGCCGCAGTTCAGATGTTCCACAGGTTGGCATTCAGGACCTCTCCATGCCTCCGCCTACTCTCACAGCAGCTAACCAATCCCCTGCCTCTTCTGGAAGAAACTCCAGCCCACCTGTGCTGACTCCTCCACGAGGACAGAACGCAATGCCGGTGTCTGTCCTAAAGAGAAGCCCGCCCCCTGTGGCTGTGACACAGTCCAGGATGGCAGTAATGGATctaaagacagaaagacaggaggaggagggagaggacgAGGAGAACGAAGATGAAGACGATGTGGAGGTCGTGGAGGTAAAGATGcccaaagaggaggaggatgttgaGGTGGTGTGCCCTCAGCAATTCAGCAGCAGGTTGGCCAAAGAGACGGAGCCAccaaaagaagaggaggatgaggaggacgaggaagaagaggaagaggaggatgagaatGGAGTGATGGAGGTGGAAGATGAAAGTGGGACAGAGGATAAGGAAAAGGACTTGCTAAG tggtTTGGGGCGTCACCACTTGCTGCCCCTCCTCTCGTCCTTGTCCTCTCTGGTGCTGTACCTCCGTCGGCTGCAGCATTCTGccttcctgtccctgtctcGGCAGCTACAGTCAGCCGAGGCCTGGCGCCTTCTCTGCCACTCCAGCCTGGCTCTCCTCATCCTGTACAACCGACGACGTGAGTGTGAGGTCTCCAAGCTGTCCATCAGCGAATATCACGCTCGCATCACTCCCCAGTGCCCCGTTCCTGTCCCACCTGGTGCCCCTCCAGCGCTCACTCCACTGGAGGCCTCGCTGTCCCCCTTTGAGCGCCTGGTGCTTCCTCACCTCCCTAGAGTAGGGGTCCAGGGTAAACGTGGAAGAGTCCAGCCCCTCATCCTCCCCCCTCACTGCGAGCCCTGCCTGGAGCTCCTCCTGCAGACACGGCAGGACGTGGGAGTTGACCCCACAAACCCGTATGTCTTCGCCAGGCCATACCACTCCCCCGCTACTCCACTGCGTGGTACTGACCTCCTGCGTAGCCTGGCTCGCTCAAGCGGTACCCGCAATCCCCGTGCCCTGACCCAGACCAGGGTTCGCCGGCAGGTAGCTATACTTACCCAGCTGCTGCTActaggagaaggagaggagccCGGGCAGCCTGGAGGTAGTGCTGTGGAGAGGCTGGAGCACTTCCTGGAGAGGGAATACCATGTGACACAGAACTGTGCCGGAATTGGCCAAGACCCAGGCCTGATGGGCAGAGTGGGCAGAGTGGTGCTttgtggagagagagatggagtgcTGTTCAGAGGAATGAGCCTGAACCACATCTGCCTGGAGCTGGATG TTATGTCAGGAAACTCTGCAGACTCATACTCAGAGGGAGAGTCTGAAGGGGAGCAGGTGAAGGAGAAGCCTGAGGCGCCCCCCCCTGCTCCTGCTCTGGTTCCAACACCTACCCTGCTTTATGTCCGGAAGGGCAAGAACAACGGGCGGGTGGGACGACCCAAGAAGCTCAAGAACTCCCAGCagccccctccacctcctccacttTCACCCACAAACCGCAGGAGAAGCTCAG GGAAGCGAGGCGTCCTGAAGCGTCCCTGGTCAGAGGCGGAGCGGGCAGCAGTCGAGGAGCACTTGACCCAAAACATCACTGAGCTTCGAGTACCCGCAAAGGCGGACTGTGAGCGCTGCCTGCAGCAGTGCCCCCTGCTGGTCAGCAACCACCGCGACTGGCGAGCCATCAAGTTCTACTGTCACAATCGCATTCAGCTGCTGAAGAAAAACCAGCGGCGTGAAAGTGATCCGCTGCCCCTCGCTGTCTGCTGA